The Lucilia cuprina isolate Lc7/37 chromosome 5, ASM2204524v1, whole genome shotgun sequence genome includes a window with the following:
- the LOC111681330 gene encoding larval/pupal cuticle protein H1C-like, which translates to MFKLYIFAALFALAAARPGYLASSPAVLSSPHGHYVHSSHYSVPVVRTIVTPIVHTSVVKTVVPVVHTPVVKTVVHAAPVVHASPLYHSAPVVASYAPAYGVWKK; encoded by the exons ATGTTCAAGTTG TACATCTTCGCTGCTCTCTTTGCCTTGGCTGCTGCTCGCCCTGGCTATTTGGCTTCTTCTCCAGCAGTTTTGTCTTCCCCTCACGGTCACTATGTACATTCTAGCCACTACTCGGTACCTGTTGTGAGGACTATCGTTACCCCTATAGTTCATACTTCAGTTGTTAAGACTGTTGTACCAGTAGTACATACCCCAGTTGTTAAGACTGTGGTTCATGCTGCTCCAGTTGTTCATGCTTCTCCCTTGTACCATTCTGCTCCCGTAGTCGCCAGTTATGCTCCCGCTTATGGTGTATGGAAAAAATAG
- the LOC111681331 gene encoding uncharacterized protein LOC111681331, which translates to MFKFVALVFAALFALAAARPGYLASSPVVYSSHYVQPVHYSVPVVKTVVTPVVHTSVVHTPVVHKTVLTPVVHTPVVHASPLYHSVPVVKSYAPAYGV; encoded by the exons atgttcaaattt GTTGCTTTGGTTTTCGCTGCTCTCTTCGCCTTGGCTGCTGCCCGTCCCGGTTACTTGGCTTCGTCTCCCGTAGTCTACTCTTCTCATTATGTACAACCCGTCCACTATTCAGTACCTGTTGTCAAGACTGTTGTTACCCCTGTAGTGCACACTTCCGTTGTACACACCCCCGTTGTCCACAAGACCGTTCTTACTCCAGTAGTCCACACTCCTGTAGTTCATGCTTCTCCCTTGTACCACTCTGTACCCGTTGTTAAGAGTTACGCTCCCGCTTACGGTGtatga